One stretch of Pedobacter riviphilus DNA includes these proteins:
- a CDS encoding alpha-L-fucosidase, with protein sequence MFNEKIPAEEYAKLATQFNPKHFSGATWAKVAKEAGMKYMVMVARHHDGFALWNSPSSYKHFNSWETAAHRDFVKEYTDACRKAGLYVGLYYSPLDWRFPGYFDPKGLPENAALLKKQTYGQVEELMKNYGKIDILWYDGGWLAHKGSDADAAWFWEPLKLNAMVRSYNPDVVINPRSGMLGDFQTDEGGGDVKGPIIPFPWEKNLNLNETSWGYNKAQNLMPLKRVIDMLVNTVDRGGNMLLNVGPDPDGVIPPTHVQRLKEVGNG encoded by the coding sequence ATGTTTAACGAAAAGATACCGGCTGAGGAATATGCTAAACTAGCTACTCAGTTTAATCCGAAGCATTTTAGCGGTGCAACGTGGGCAAAGGTAGCCAAAGAAGCCGGAATGAAATATATGGTTATGGTTGCCAGGCACCATGATGGTTTTGCACTTTGGAATAGCCCTTCGAGTTATAAACACTTTAATAGTTGGGAAACTGCAGCCCATCGCGATTTTGTAAAAGAGTATACCGATGCATGCCGTAAGGCAGGTCTTTATGTAGGCCTTTATTACTCACCACTGGATTGGCGCTTTCCTGGTTATTTTGATCCTAAAGGACTTCCTGAAAATGCGGCGTTGCTTAAGAAACAGACTTATGGACAGGTAGAAGAGCTAATGAAAAACTACGGCAAAATAGATATTCTGTGGTACGATGGAGGCTGGCTGGCCCATAAGGGTAGCGATGCTGACGCCGCTTGGTTTTGGGAACCGTTAAAACTTAATGCTATGGTACGTAGTTATAACCCCGATGTAGTAATCAATCCCAGATCTGGAATGCTTGGAGATTTCCAGACCGACGAAGGTGGAGGAGATGTTAAAGGACCTATTATTCCTTTCCCATGGGAAAAAAACCTGAACCTTAACGAAACAAGCTGGGGATACAACAAAGCGCAGAATCTGATGCCTTTGAAACGGGTTATAGATATGCTGGTGAATACAGTAGACCGTGGCGGAAATATGTTGTTAAATGTTGGACCAGATCCTGATGGTGTTATTCCACCTACCCACGTACAGCGCTTGAAAGAAGTGGGGAATGGTTAG
- a CDS encoding glycoside hydrolase family 43 protein, translating to MVLKPSTNNPGYDLDTGRVIERPKVIYNERTKKFVMWMHIDKNDYSYSRGGVAISDNPFGPYKYLGSVAPNNQMLRDMTLYKDDDGKAYLIYSSENNNTMHVCLLSDDYLTPTKTYTRILDDKGRESPAIFKNKGKYFLITSGCTGWSPNAASYAVADHIMGPWVERENPCKGLNANVSFFSQGAFVLPVANKPGKFIFMADRWNKTDLEKSTYLWLPIRVNNDEIEIYNHDKR from the coding sequence GTGGTTTTAAAGCCTAGCACAAACAATCCTGGTTACGACCTCGATACAGGGAGGGTTATTGAAAGGCCCAAGGTGATTTATAACGAACGCACTAAGAAATTTGTGATGTGGATGCACATCGATAAGAATGACTATAGTTATTCCAGGGGAGGGGTTGCGATAAGCGATAACCCTTTTGGTCCTTATAAATACCTGGGGAGTGTTGCACCTAACAATCAGATGTTAAGAGATATGACTTTGTATAAAGATGATGATGGAAAAGCTTATCTTATTTATTCGTCTGAAAATAACAACACCATGCATGTTTGTTTGCTAAGCGATGATTATTTGACACCAACAAAAACTTATACGCGGATATTGGATGACAAAGGAAGGGAAAGCCCGGCTATTTTTAAAAACAAAGGCAAATATTTTTTAATTACCTCTGGCTGTACCGGTTGGTCGCCTAATGCGGCTTCTTATGCTGTTGCAGATCATATCATGGGGCCATGGGTAGAACGTGAAAATCCATGCAAAGGATTAAACGCCAATGTGTCGTTTTTTTCGCAGGGCGCATTTGTACTGCCAGTAGCTAACAAACCAGGCAAATTTATTTTCATGGCCGATAGGTGGAATAAAACAGACCTGGAGAAATCAACATATTTATGGCTTCCGATTCGTGTCAATAATGATGAAATAGAAATTTATAATCATGATAAGCGATAA
- a CDS encoding family 43 glycosylhydrolase yields the protein MINKTLLSIFLILSISASIKAQNRNPFGKPLVPDMIADASIQQINGVFYCYATTDGYGRGLKSSGPPVLWKSTDFVNWSFEGTYFPSAVKELYWAPSKVVQANGKFYIYPTVNGYMYPAVADKPEGPFKLARGKDEWSKPYTPSTLLQTKKPNGIDAEIFVDDDKQAYVFWNTRHAAKLMPDMITVDSAVQVISTPRTQYSEGPIFFKRKGIYYYLYTIGGDEKYQYAYIMSKVSPLGPYTFPKNDIITTSNYEKGLFGPGHGSVFNLEGTDKYYIAFLEFGRGSTNRQTYVSPLTFASDGTINPVDVNLDGVGELAKSRQPKQLKVSNADASSIADSIKIKPIKDPSFKREEFFDPKFAFDGSNGSRWMAKEKDSAGWIVADLGKIKSVSLSKVYFVRPTAGHAYLLETSIDGKSWQKSGGHSEIKVQSPHVDQLHIKCRYVRIKILNGVAGIWEWNLH from the coding sequence ATGATTAACAAAACACTCTTATCCATATTTTTGATATTGAGTATATCGGCCTCAATAAAGGCTCAGAATAGAAATCCATTTGGCAAACCGCTGGTTCCCGATATGATTGCAGACGCAAGTATTCAACAGATCAATGGCGTATTTTATTGTTATGCCACTACAGATGGCTATGGCAGAGGACTGAAATCTTCAGGTCCTCCTGTGCTCTGGAAATCAACCGATTTCGTTAATTGGAGCTTTGAAGGTACATACTTTCCATCAGCTGTTAAAGAATTATATTGGGCACCTAGCAAAGTTGTTCAGGCAAATGGCAAATTCTATATCTACCCTACTGTTAATGGTTACATGTACCCTGCAGTTGCCGACAAACCGGAAGGGCCTTTTAAACTCGCCCGGGGCAAGGATGAATGGTCTAAACCTTATACGCCTTCGACATTATTACAGACCAAAAAGCCAAATGGCATTGATGCAGAAATATTTGTTGACGATGATAAACAGGCCTATGTGTTCTGGAATACCAGGCATGCAGCGAAATTGATGCCTGATATGATTACTGTAGACTCGGCGGTACAGGTAATTTCGACTCCCAGAACGCAGTATTCTGAAGGGCCGATCTTCTTTAAAAGGAAAGGCATTTATTACTATTTATATACCATAGGCGGAGATGAGAAATACCAGTACGCTTATATCATGAGTAAAGTATCGCCTTTAGGCCCCTATACCTTTCCAAAAAATGATATCATTACGACATCCAATTATGAAAAAGGGCTATTTGGCCCAGGGCACGGTTCTGTTTTTAATTTAGAAGGAACGGACAAATACTATATTGCATTTTTAGAGTTTGGGAGGGGGAGCACCAACCGGCAAACTTACGTTAGCCCATTAACATTTGCCAGCGACGGGACCATTAATCCTGTAGATGTAAACCTCGACGGCGTTGGCGAGCTCGCGAAAAGCAGGCAGCCAAAGCAATTGAAAGTCAGTAATGCTGATGCCTCAAGTATAGCAGATTCGATAAAAATTAAACCTATTAAAGACCCATCGTTTAAACGAGAAGAGTTTTTCGATCCTAAATTTGCCTTTGATGGCTCCAATGGTTCGCGCTGGATGGCAAAAGAGAAAGATTCAGCAGGCTGGATAGTGGCAGATTTAGGAAAAATAAAGTCTGTAAGTTTAAGCAAAGTTTATTTTGTTCGCCCAACGGCAGGCCATGCCTACCTGCTTGAAACATCGATAGACGGAAAATCGTGGCAAAAAAGCGGAGGCCACAGCGAAATTAAAGTTCAATCGCCACATGTAGATCAATTACATATCAAATGCCGTTATGTTAGGATAAAAATTTTGAATGGAGTGGCTGGTATCTGGGAGTGGAATTTGCATTGA
- a CDS encoding heavy metal translocating P-type ATPase, which produces MEHTYKITGMSCQGCQSKVENALNTIDGVSAKVSLESAEAVITMEKHVPTEKLQEALSIAGHYSIEMPPHEKHVIKATENTDHNRHELSQGQNPSARKLGDNEAGGLFYCPMHCEGERTYDKPGHCPVCGMDLIKQPVLKHTAKFTCPMHPEIISDKPGACPICGMDLISTGTNREEEDKTYETLLKKFQVATIFTVPIFVIAMTEMLPNNPLFDLVELKYWNWVQFVLSIPVVFYAAWMFFQRAWQSIMTWKLNMFTLIGIGAGAAWIFSLVALIFPGVFPDQFKTHHGTIFVYFEAATVILTLVLLGQLLEARAHGKTNSAIKELLKLAPNTATKVVGDRETTVSIDDIHKGDLLRVKPGEKIPVDGSIKTGEALIDESMISGEPIPVEKNTGDKVSSGTINGNKTFVMLAEKVGSETLLSQIIEMVNSASRSKAPIQKMADKISGYFVPVVVLISIATFVVWAIYGPDPAYVYAFVNAIAVLIIACPCALGLATPMSVMVGVGKGAQSGILIKNAESLEKMNAIDIVVIDKTGTVTEGKPSVEKVVSVNPDFTEKDMLEKIMALNSSSEHPLAHATLRYGEENKIDIKPISNFEAITGKGVMGSLGRKN; this is translated from the coding sequence ATGGAACATACTTATAAAATAACCGGAATGAGCTGTCAGGGCTGCCAAAGCAAAGTTGAAAATGCACTGAATACCATTGATGGCGTTTCTGCAAAGGTATCATTGGAGTCTGCTGAAGCCGTCATAACAATGGAAAAACATGTTCCAACGGAAAAACTGCAGGAGGCTCTGTCTATCGCTGGACATTACAGCATTGAAATGCCTCCCCATGAAAAACATGTTATAAAAGCGACTGAAAATACAGATCATAACCGTCATGAATTATCCCAAGGACAAAATCCAAGCGCTCGAAAGCTTGGTGATAATGAAGCTGGAGGATTATTTTATTGTCCGATGCACTGCGAAGGTGAGCGGACTTATGATAAGCCAGGTCATTGCCCTGTGTGCGGAATGGACCTGATAAAACAGCCCGTACTTAAGCATACGGCAAAATTTACCTGTCCTATGCATCCTGAGATCATCAGCGACAAACCAGGCGCATGCCCAATCTGCGGCATGGATCTGATCTCTACCGGAACGAATCGGGAAGAGGAAGATAAAACTTATGAAACCCTGCTCAAAAAATTCCAGGTAGCTACAATTTTTACTGTTCCCATTTTTGTTATTGCCATGACAGAAATGCTTCCGAATAATCCCTTGTTTGATCTAGTGGAACTTAAATACTGGAACTGGGTTCAGTTTGTGCTTTCTATTCCGGTGGTTTTTTATGCCGCTTGGATGTTTTTTCAGCGGGCATGGCAATCTATAATGACCTGGAAGCTAAATATGTTTACCCTGATAGGAATTGGTGCAGGCGCAGCCTGGATCTTTAGTCTTGTTGCCCTTATTTTTCCTGGTGTTTTTCCAGATCAGTTTAAAACACATCATGGCACCATCTTCGTTTATTTTGAGGCAGCAACAGTGATACTTACATTGGTGCTACTTGGTCAGCTTTTGGAAGCCCGTGCCCATGGTAAAACCAACAGTGCCATTAAGGAACTACTGAAGCTGGCCCCGAATACAGCAACAAAAGTAGTTGGGGATAGGGAAACAACAGTATCTATTGATGACATCCACAAAGGAGACTTGTTGAGGGTAAAGCCTGGTGAAAAAATCCCGGTAGACGGTAGTATTAAAACAGGGGAAGCATTAATTGATGAATCTATGATTTCCGGCGAACCCATTCCTGTGGAAAAAAACACCGGAGACAAGGTGAGTTCGGGCACGATCAATGGAAATAAAACATTTGTCATGCTTGCGGAGAAGGTAGGCTCAGAAACACTTTTGTCACAGATCATCGAAATGGTGAATTCGGCAAGCCGCTCGAAAGCGCCCATCCAAAAAATGGCGGATAAAATCTCGGGTTATTTCGTGCCTGTTGTAGTATTGATTTCCATTGCAACGTTTGTGGTATGGGCAATATATGGCCCCGATCCAGCCTACGTTTATGCTTTTGTAAATGCAATCGCAGTATTGATTATCGCATGTCCATGTGCGCTGGGCCTTGCTACTCCAATGTCGGTAATGGTAGGAGTGGGTAAGGGCGCCCAGTCTGGTATACTGATCAAGAATGCCGAATCTCTTGAAAAAATGAATGCAATTGATATCGTGGTTATCGACAAAACTGGTACGGTAACCGAAGGTAAACCTTCGGTAGAAAAAGTGGTCAGTGTAAATCCTGATTTTACAGAGAAGGATATGCTTGAAAAAATTATGGCTTTGAATAGCAGCAGCGAACATCCATTGGCCCATGCAACTTTACGTTATGGAGAAGAAAACAAAATAGATATTAAACCCATATCAAACTTTGAGGCGATTACAGGAAAGGGGGTAATGGGTAGTTTGGGGCGGAAAAACTAG